Proteins encoded within one genomic window of Cucumis sativus cultivar 9930 chromosome 3, Cucumber_9930_V3, whole genome shotgun sequence:
- the LOC101219139 gene encoding transcription factor bHLH95, translated as MEACSDSVIPLFPLILPVHHFEATEKEASASRKRCRALEANGGVQKKEKEKRKEMSESFDVLRSLVPNLSPKATRETIVSGAIQFIEFLQKQLMRLEMEKKSSESVALLPNTNSDSSGGINGDGVIVSISGNIVLFGVIIASVQRGIVTQILLVFERHKAEVLAANVVVSHGNLTLTVTASVHGYVENTIEQIRNDILGLKK; from the exons ATGGAAGCCTGTTCCGACTCTGTGATTCCACTTTTCCCCCTCATTTTGCCGGTACATCACTTTGAAGCCACTGAAAAGGAGGCTTCGGCCTCAAGGAAGCGTTGCAGAGCTCTGGAAGCCAACGGCGGAGtacagaagaaagagaaggagaaaaggAAGGAGATGAGTGAGAGTTTCGATGTTCTTCGATCTCTCGTTCCGAATCTCTCTCCTAAG GCTACGAGAGAGACTATTGTTTCTGGAGCGATTCAGTTCATCGAGTTTCTTCAGAAGCAGTTGATGAGGCtggaaatggagaagaaatCATCGGAATCGGTGGCGCTGCTTCCGAATACCAATTCGGATTCATCAGGCGGCATTAATGGCGACGGCGTCATTGTCTCAATCTCCGGCAACATTGTGTTGTTTGGGGTTATTATTGCTTCTGTTCAACGAGGTATTGTGACACAGATTTTACTGGTGTTTGAAAGACACAAGGCTGAAGTTCTTGCAGCGAATGTTGTAGTCAGCCATGgaaatttaactttaacaGTCACAGCTTCTGTACACGGTTACGTAGAGAATACCATAGAGCAGATTAGAAATGATATCCTAGGCTTAAAGAAGTAA
- the LOC101207067 gene encoding aspartic proteinase CDR1, translating to MSPNHCLGNTILFLLFTIFESKGMHMVSNEVGFTARLIHHDSPLSPFYNHTMTDTARIEATVHRSRSRLNYLYYINKLSENALDNDVSLSPTLVNEGGEYLMSFNIGNPSSQVMGFLDTSNGLIWVQCSNCNSQCEPEKRGLTTKFLSSKSFTYEMEPCGSNFCNSLTGFQTCNSSDKWCKYRLVYGDNKATSGILSSDSFGFDTSDGMLVDVGFLNFGCSEAPLTGDEQSYTGNVGLNQTPLSLISQLGIKKFSYCLVPFNNLGSTSKMYFGSLPVTSGGQTPLLYPNSDAYYVKVLGISIGNDEPHFDGVFDVYEVRDGWIIDTGITYSSLETDAFDSLLAKFLTLKDFPQRKDDPKERFELCFELQNANDLESFPDVTVHFDGADLILNVESTFVKIEDDGIFCLALLRSGSPVSILGNFQLQNYHVGYDLEAQVISFAPVDCADS from the coding sequence ATGAGTCCTAACCATTGTCTTGGAAATAcgattctctttcttttgtttaccATCTTTGAATCAAAGGGAATGCATATGGTATCAAATGAAGTTGGCTTCACTGCACGTTTGATTCACCATGATTCACCTTTATCACCATTTTACAATCACACCATGACAGACACTGCAAGGATAGAGGCAACCGTTCATCGTTCTAGGTCGCGACTGAATTATCTGTATTACATCAACAAGTTATCAGAGAATGCATTGGACAATGATGTGTCACTATCACCAACATTAGTTAACGAAGGTGGTGAGTACCTTATGAGTTTCAACATTGGAAATCCTTCAAGTCAAGTGATGGGATTTTTAGACACATCAAATGGTCTTATTTGGGTGCAATGCTCAAACTGCAATAGCCAATGTGAACCAGAAAAAAGAGGCCTCACCACCAAGTTTCTCTCGTCCAAATCCTTCACCTATGAGATGGAACCATGTGGCTCTAACTTTTGCAATTCCTTAACTGGCTTCCAGACCTGCAATTCATCTGACAAATGGTGCAAATATAGATTAGTGTATGGAGATAATAAAGCAACAAGTGGAATTCTTTCATCTGatagttttggttttgataCCTCTGATGGGATGCTTGTGGATGTTGGCTTTTTGAACTTTGGCTGTTCAGAAGCTCCTTTAACAGGAGATGAACAAAGTTATACAGGGAATGTGGGCCTGAACCAAACACCTTTGTCATTAATTTCTCAATTGGGTATAAAAAAGTTCTCCTACTGCTTGGTTCCTTTCAATAATTTAGGATCAACAAGTAAAATGTATTTTGGATCATTACCTGTAACTTCAGGGGGTCAAACACCTTTGTTATATCCCAATTCAGATGCTTATTATGTGAAGGTTCTTGGAATCAGCATTGGGAATGATGAGCCACACTTCGATGGAGTTTTTGATGTATATGAGGTCAGAGACGGGTGGATCATAGATACAGGAATAACATACTCAAGTCTTGAAACAGATGCATTTGATAGTTTGCTAGCTAAATTCCTTACACTAAAAGATTTTCCACAGAGAAAAGATGACCCTAAAGAAAGATTTGAGTTGTGCTTTGAATTACAAAATGCAAATGATTTAGAGTCATTTCCAGATGTCACAGTTCATTTTGATGGTGCAGATTTAATTCTAAATGTAGAAAGTACCTTTGTGAAGATAGAGGATGATGGAATTTTCTGCCTTGCCCTTCTACGTTCTGGATCTCCAGTTTCGATATTAGGGAACTTTCAGCTGCAAAACTACCATGTTGGGTATGACCTTGAAGCTCAAGTTATTTCCTTTGCTCCTGTTGATTGTGCTGATTCTTAA